Proteins encoded in a region of the Spiribacter sp. 1M189 genome:
- the waaF gene encoding lipopolysaccharide heptosyltransferase II: MVSAVTDSSDANAILIVGPGWVGDMVMAQSLCKALKQAAPTRPIDMITPPWGQALVERMPEIRHAIPLDVAHGELGLGRRWKLGQALRDRNYAQAFVLPRSAKAALVPWVAGVPRRTGYLGEYRYGLLNDIRPLNREMHYRTVDRFVALADPPGRGDDRERSGTGTNPSSIPQPALTSSTAQINSAIQELGLSGAWNSAGARFGTGTILTLCPGAEYGPAKRWPVEHFASLAKTYIEMGWSVWMLGSSKDTRITREISGQALGVVDLAGRTTLSQAIDLLAASTVVVTNDSGLMHIAAATSTPLVALYGSSDPQYTPPLSDNAQIIYRDLDCSPCFQRECPLGHLNCLRGINSQSVADAIDRALSADADSR, translated from the coding sequence ATGGTGAGCGCAGTGACCGACTCAAGCGATGCGAATGCAATCCTGATCGTCGGGCCTGGCTGGGTGGGTGATATGGTCATGGCGCAGAGTCTATGCAAAGCGCTCAAGCAAGCGGCGCCGACTCGCCCGATCGATATGATCACTCCACCTTGGGGACAGGCACTGGTCGAACGCATGCCGGAAATCCGACACGCGATCCCGCTGGATGTTGCGCACGGGGAACTCGGATTGGGCAGACGCTGGAAACTGGGACAGGCACTGCGCGACCGGAATTATGCCCAGGCGTTCGTTCTCCCGCGCTCGGCAAAAGCAGCCTTGGTGCCATGGGTCGCGGGCGTCCCGCGCAGAACGGGATACCTCGGCGAGTATCGCTACGGCCTGCTGAACGATATCCGCCCGCTCAACCGGGAAATGCATTACCGCACGGTCGATCGTTTTGTGGCGCTGGCTGATCCGCCGGGACGCGGAGACGACCGTGAGCGATCAGGGACAGGCACAAACCCATCCAGCATCCCGCAACCCGCTCTCACGAGCTCGACCGCTCAAATAAATTCGGCAATACAAGAGCTTGGCCTATCAGGCGCTTGGAATTCAGCAGGCGCGCGATTCGGGACAGGCACTATCCTCACCCTCTGCCCAGGGGCTGAGTACGGGCCAGCGAAGCGCTGGCCGGTTGAGCATTTCGCGAGCCTTGCGAAGACATATATCGAAATGGGCTGGTCGGTGTGGATGTTGGGATCCAGCAAAGACACGCGGATCACCCGGGAAATTTCGGGACAGGCACTCGGTGTCGTGGATCTTGCAGGTCGCACGACGCTGAGTCAGGCCATCGATTTGCTCGCCGCCAGCACAGTGGTCGTGACCAACGACTCGGGGCTGATGCACATAGCAGCCGCGACGTCGACACCACTCGTCGCACTATACGGCTCGTCGGATCCTCAATATACTCCGCCACTTAGCGATAATGCGCAGATTATTTACAGGGACCTCGACTGCAGCCCCTGCTTTCAGCGTGAGTGCCCGCTGGGGCATCTCAACTGTCTCCGCGGCATCAACTCGCAGAGCGTGGCTGATGCAATCGATCGAGCTTTATCAGCGGACGCCGACAGCCGCTAA
- a CDS encoding LpxL/LpxP family acyltransferase: MSDPTTRPSYHPHNAGQWLMLGLLWLIGRLPPKAAFGIGEWAGLLLRLSRRRRQIALRNLELCFPELGQAQREHLVRENLCYMGRAIAETALAWFGGKRVDEIPCQVRGIHHLHAAQSDGSPVILLSGHFLCVELAARLIGPQLNMAVIYKPLRKKPLMDRAMLRSRSRTLAGAIPRNDLRGIIRTLKNRTPVWYAGDQDYGVKNSVFVPFMGVPAATITGLTRLSKLGKARVVPLFFNVNATGNGYEVTLGKALEGFPTGSDVLDAQWMNAVLERGIRAHPEQYLWVHRRFKHPPPGERPAYRNSLQKSYNRVAGAPW, encoded by the coding sequence GTGTCCGATCCGACAACTCGTCCCTCGTATCACCCGCACAACGCTGGCCAATGGCTAATGCTGGGGCTGCTATGGCTGATTGGCAGGCTTCCCCCCAAAGCGGCTTTTGGCATCGGTGAGTGGGCAGGTTTGCTTCTACGCCTGTCCAGACGACGTCGCCAGATCGCGCTGAGGAACCTCGAGCTTTGCTTCCCGGAGTTGGGACAGGCACAACGTGAGCATCTAGTCCGCGAAAATCTGTGCTACATGGGTAGGGCCATCGCGGAGACGGCGCTTGCCTGGTTTGGTGGAAAGCGCGTCGACGAGATCCCCTGCCAGGTTCGGGGGATCCATCACCTGCATGCCGCACAGTCAGACGGTAGCCCCGTTATTCTCCTGTCGGGACATTTCCTGTGCGTCGAGCTGGCCGCAAGGCTCATCGGACCACAGCTCAATATGGCTGTGATCTACAAGCCGTTGCGTAAAAAGCCACTGATGGACCGAGCAATGCTTCGCAGCCGATCCAGGACCCTGGCCGGCGCGATACCGCGGAATGATCTGCGAGGCATCATCCGGACCCTCAAGAACCGAACGCCAGTCTGGTACGCGGGTGATCAGGATTACGGCGTAAAAAACAGCGTTTTCGTCCCTTTCATGGGTGTCCCTGCCGCCACGATCACAGGACTGACGCGTCTAAGTAAGCTCGGAAAAGCACGGGTGGTACCGCTTTTCTTCAACGTCAACGCCACCGGTAATGGATACGAAGTAACACTCGGTAAAGCGCTGGAGGGTTTCCCAACCGGCTCCGATGTCCTTGATGCGCAATGGATGAACGCGGTGCTAGAGCGCGGCATTCGTGCACATCCGGAGCAATACCTGTGGGTCCATCGCCGGTTCAAGCATCCGCCCCCGGGTGAGCGGCCCGCTTATCGCAACTCACTGCAAAAATCCTACAACCGGGTCGCGGGTGCTCCATGGTGA